The Bacteroidia bacterium genomic interval CATCCTGATTGGGAGCTCGATATTTGGTTTTTTCTCCCAAATCAAGGGCAGCACTTATGCGAGATTTTGATTTGGAAGTTCTGGCCTTTGGAGAACGGCTGAGCCACTCAAGTTCTGTTTTGAAGAGACTTTTCGCCTTCTCAGTCTCAGATAATTTCAGAGAATCTCGTTCTGCTTTCTTTTCCAGGAAGTAGGCATAATCCCCTTTATAAGAATACAATTGTCCCTGATCCAGCTCAACAATCTCATTGGTGATGCTATCGAGGAAATAACGGTCGTGAGTCACCAGAAATAGACTTTGCTTACTGGTCGAGAGAAATTGCTCCAGCCATTCGATACTTTCGAGGTCAAGGTGGTTGGTGGGCTCATCCATGATCATGAGGTGAGGGTCTCCCATTAGGGCCTGAGCCAGAGCTACTCGCTTTCTTTGTCCACCTGAAAGTTCGGATATGTAGGTATCGAGGAAATTTACTTCCAGTTTCCCCAGAATCTGCTTGATCTTTACTTCATAATCCCAGGCATTGAGGGCATCGATTTCTGCCATGACTTTACTCAAGGCTTCTTGTTGCGCTTCATCCTGAATATCTGCATTGAGCAACTTCTCATATTGCTCAATGAGTTTTAGTTCCGGTAAGTCAGCGGAAAAAACACATTCAGCTACAGTAAGGTGTTCGGGTAGATCTGGTTCCTGGGGTAAAAAGGCTACTCGTATCCCTTTCCTCACACTCACCTTACCTGAATCTGGCGCTTCCAGTCCCGCAACAATTTTCAGGAGCGTTGATTTACCACTTCCATTGACTCCAATCAGGGCGATTTTCTGGCCCTGGGCAATCCCAAAACTCAAATCCTCAAATAAGAATTTATCCCCAAAGGATTTCGAAACTTGCTCTATGGAAAGGTAATTGATCATAGGTAGGTAATTCAGGCGCTAAGTTAGGGAAAGATTGGGAGTGTTAAGGCGTTAGCGTGTTTGGGTGTTTGGGTGTTAGAGTGTTAGTGTTTTAGAGAGGGTGTGTTCAGGTGTTCTCGTGTTCTGGTATTCTTGTTGGAGAATTGGATTCTCTACTTTACCCTAACACACTAGAACCCTAAGCCCCTAACACATAAAAAAAGGCCGATGAATACTCATCGACCTTCTGGTTTTTGGTAAGTTCTAACGATAGGTTTTTTCCTTGATGTGTCCTGCTAAATCCCCATTGAATAGCAGACTCTGACACATTCCCCGAATATTATTATGGTGTTTTAGCTACAAAGGTTACCATTGAACGGGGGGTTTAGACCGCAAATAAGAATGAGCGCTTTCAGGTCAGGTTTGAATAAGAACGAGTCATCTCGTCTTATCAGATTTGCTGTCGGTGTCAATACAGCAGGTCGTGAATGCTTGGGGAGTCGATCTTGCTTAGAACAAGCAATTGTAAACAGGTTATAGTGTTTGTGATCGTTATTACAAAGGAAAGCCAGAGCGATGGGAAATTCAATCTGTTATTCAAATATTATTAACATTCAAAATATTTGGTTTATTGCGAAATATCGTATTGATTCCCTGCGATTCAGGCAGATATAGCGTAAAAAAGTGACGAAGGCGGGCCTTGTCTTACAAGGCCCGCCTTCTGTAAGGTTTCAGAATAATTATTTCTTTGTACCTGGGTCTCTTTCAAGGAATTCATCATATAGCCTGATTTGGCGGCTATCGATAGGAATATTCCATCCCTCGATGAAGAGGTGAGATATTGTCGTTTTTGTCTCAAAAGGATCTCCATCTGATACAAAGAGGGTAGCACTCTTACCAACTTCAATGGAACCTAATTGCTCGGAAACGCCAAAGATCTCAGCAGGAATTATAGTTACTGCTTTGAGCGCTTCTTCGGTACCCATTCCATAAGCTGCAGCAAAACCCGCATTGAAAGGGAGGTTACGAACGTTCTCCGAATCATCGGTACGGATAGCCACTTTCACTCCGGCTTTCTGCATGAGTCCCGCATTTGCATATGCTTTGTCATATCTATCAGAAGAACGGCGTGGAGTCTGAAGTACAGGACCTGTGATTACCGGGATTTTGGACTCTGCCAATTTTTCGGCTACTCTCCATCCTTCAGCAACTCCGGTAAAGATGGCATCTACTCCTTTATCCGTACACCAGCTAATGGCAGAAAGAATATCTGAGGCAGAATTTACTTCGATCAGCAATTTGGCTTCTCCTTTTACAACAGGAACTAAAGCTTCCATTTCCGGATAATAAGCAGGCTCTTCAGCTTTGCCGGCTTTATGTGCATCTGCAACTTCAGCAAATGCCTTGGCCTGATCCCAGACTTCATTTAGCTTTTTGAGCTTTTTATCGAGATCTTTTTTCATGTCCTCTTCACTTCTCCTGTCAAAACGACTTCTGCGACCCGTTGCAGGGAAGAGAAGGCGTACCGCTTTGAAGCCGGCATACATTTGCTTTGGCGTATATCCATGAAGATTGATAAGAGCTGCTGTACCGGGAAAAATCCCACCTGTTGGCTGAGCCAAAACAGTTGTAACTCCATTTACACGGGTAACCGGAATAGCTACTGCATTAGGATTCACAGCCGTCAGTGCCTGCATATGTGGATTAAGATCTCCTACTTCTCGGAAGTCATTGGTCAAAGAGATAGAACTAATTTCCGATAGACCCAGGGTAGTACCACCATCGATCATACCTGGATAAATATGCTTTCCACTGCAATCAATCTCTTCAGCTCCTGCAGGAATTGAAACAGAAGCACCCATAGCAGTGATCTTTCCATCCTGAATAATAAGGGTTCCCGTTTGCGTACCATTGGTAACTGTATGAATGGTGGCATTCTTAAGGGCGAACGTTCCATTCTTCCCTTTGCTCATCTGAGCCTGCAGACCTCCCATGCCGAGCATGAGCAGACTGCAAAGAAGGATATATGTATATGATATTTTTCTCATGATTTCTTCTGACTGATTATTTATTCACCATAGTTGAACCTTCCATACAGGCATCACGATCTCTTTCAAAATATAGGATCGGCATAACCTTTTCTTCTGGATTGACAGAAAGACGCATGTCATCCGCATCTTTGTTGATGTCAAATCTGATTACTCCATCTACAATGGTTTTTTGTGGAATGGCATAGATAGAAAGCGGATGGTTCTTGAAAATAGCGATATCTCCATCTTTTCCTTTTTCGATAGATCCAACACGACTGTCAATACCCAATTGAATTGCGGGATTGATCGTAATCAGTTTGAGGGCCTCATTATCTGTCAGGTTTCCATAACGCTGAGTTTTGGCAGCTTCATGATACAGATGGCGAATCAATTCTCCTGAGTCAGAGTTGATAGAAGTTACTACACCATTTTTTGTCAAAATAGCAGCATTGTATGCAGTTGAGTAGTATACCTCAAACTTGTAGGCCCACCAGTCTGCAAATACAGAGGCATGTGCCCCAAACTCTGCCAATTCAGGAGCTACTTTGAATCCTTCATTGGTATGTTGGTAGGTGATGTTGTTTACCCCAAAGTCTTTGAGCACATTCATCAACATCAAAATCTCATCAGCCCTATAACTATGGCAGTGGATGAGAATTTTTCCGTCAAGGATGTCAGCCATTGTTTGGAGGCGAAGAGAATATTCAGGAGCATCCATTTCAGGATTGGCTTCATACTTTTTCCAGGCCGCCTTGTATTGCTGAGCTTTGGCAAAAGCCTGGCGAATTACCTGCTCAACTCCCATACGTGAACTTGGATTTACACCACTTCTCTCTCCATGACTTCTCATGGGATTTTCTCCCAGCGCAAATTTGATGGTTCTGGGGGCTCCTTCCATGCGAACATTGTCAGGATCCATCTCACCCCAGCGGTGCTTGATCGTTTCGCATTGTCCTCCGATAGCATTGGCAGAACCGTGCATGGCATGAGAAGCGGTAACTCCACCTGCCAGCGCTCTGTACAGGCTAATGCTGGTTGGTTCTACTGCATCTTCTGTAGACACTTCGGGTGTGATAGGATTAGAGCCTTCATTGACGGCACTCAATCCTGCATGGGAATGTGCATCAATGATTCCTGGCATTACATACATGCCAGTAGCATCGACCGTTTCAACTCCCTTGGGAGCTCTCAGGTTTTTTCCAATACGATTGATCTTTCCATCTCTGATCAGGACATCCGTATTTTCCAGATCCCCTCCTGTGATGGTGATAACCGTTCCGTTCTTTATAAGTAAGCTTCCTTTCTTTGGTTGAGCCTGAAGACTCACAGCCATGAGAAAGCAAAGGGCAAATATTATATGCTTATACATGATTTTCTTTTTTGTTTAGCTAAATGAGTTTATTCAGGCGTGGAAGTTCTTTCCCCTTTGATCGGAAAGGAGCCAAATGATCCCACTTCCATATCTCCTTCAAAGCTTTCGCCATCCAATACTACAGATATTTCAATGGTGATGTTTTGCCCACCTCCATCAATGCTCATGCTAAAGCTGAGGTCATTTCCGTCCAGGATGACATTGTCCAAATCCTGTACTTCTCCAGGCCCCTGGTCACTTTCAAGTGTTCCAACAATGCTTCCATTTTCTTCTGTGAAAGTAATGGTACCTGTTCCGCTTTGACCGGGAGTTTCTGCTTCAAAGCTCCATTCTCCAAGTACAGCAGCCATATTGCTTTCCCCACTAGGTTCAGCACCTCCTTTAGACTTTTTCTTCTTTTTGGCCTTAGCTTCATATTTGTACATGCTACCATCAACAAAGACATAGCGAACCTGTGATTTCTCATTGAAATAAGGCATATCCGAAACAACCAAATTGGCCATTTTTCCCTTTTCAACAGTTCCCATGACAGAAGATAGTCCCAGCAGTTCTGCCGGTCCGGTTGTCAAGGCAGCCAAAGCGGCATCTTCGCTCAGTCCATGCTCGATCATGGTTCGAAGGTTACTTTTTATATCCTTTCCGCTTACTTCCAGGTTTGAAAGCCCAAAGGTGATTCCTGCTTCCTGAAACATAGCTGCCTGAGCTGCATATTTTTTATACCATTCAGCTTTTCGGGCTTCAAGAGCTTCAACCTCTTTTTCACCCATAGTCATCTCTTTGCCTTCTTCCTTATCTTCCTTCTTTGCTTCTGGCTTTTTGGGCAGGTCGGTGGAAAGAAAAACAGTGGTTCCACTGCTCTTGATTTTGTCAATCAGTTCCCAACCCTCTTTCAGTTCAACCAGGGTCAAATTGAAGCCCAGTTCTTTTTGCAGTTTGAGGGCACGGAAGGCAGTTGAAAGATTTTGTGTGTGGAAAAAGATGTTTTGCTTTTTATCAATGCTGGGATAAAAGGCAGTCAATACGCGGTCATTGTTTGGACGAGCTTTGCCGATGGGATTGCTGGTATATTTTTCGGCATGCGATTTACTGAGCTCTGCATTTCTGTAGAGGTCTCTGAATTTCGCCATAACTCCAATGACGGTTCCCGGATAAACTCCCCTGTTTCCCTGTAAGGTGCTAAACAAAGAGGTGTTTTCCATGAAGATCATATCATCAGCACTTTTGCCATCCAACAAGATGACGGCTCCCTGACCCGGAAGCGGGTTTCCATGGGGTACTGTATGAGAAGCTGTAAATCCCAAAGCTCTCATCGCAGAAATAGATTTGTCATCTGCCTTGAGCAATTCCTTCACACTTCTCTCAGGCATAATTCCCGCGATATTATTCGGGGGATTTCCCGGTACTTCTACGCGTGGACGATTTCTGTCTGCTTTGGGTTTAGGTACTCCCGTATGCGAAACACCTTCAATAAATCCGGCATAGACATACATAGAGTCAGCCTTGATGCGCTGTGCATCTGCAGGGATGGATACATTGGTCCCTACTGCCATAATAAGACCGTCCTTGATTACTACAGTCCCCATGCCCAGGCTTTTGCCGGGTGCTTGCATGATATTTACATTGGTGAGGGCGTAGGTACGATTGACGGGTTTAAGATTGCCGCTACCTTGAGCAACAAGCTGCTGGACCGGTAACCCCAGAAATAGGCATAAGGCCAAACTGAGGAAACAGGTGCTACGTAGCAATAGTTTCATACACTTTGATAGTTTTTGTGGTCAATTCGAATTAGATATAGACTATAATAGATAGAATATAGATTAGCTATCCTCAGAAAATTAGTTAACACAATACGGGCTTACAAGGTTTAAGAGTAATCGGCAGTATTTTTTATGCATAAGCTCGTATATTGTCGGCAAATCAACACAATGCTTTCACTGCCTGCATTTTTGATAATAAGTATCCTGATATTCTCTCTGGGCATCTTTTTGGTCCTGAGTAGAAGGAATGCGATCATGGCACTCATGGGGGTTGAGCTTATCCTTAATGCTGCCAATATAAATTTCGTGGCTTTCGCCCAATATGATCGTATCGACCTGGATGGGCAGATGGCTGCTTTATTTGTGATGGTGCTGGCTGCTGCCGAAGTTGCTGTAGCACTAGCGATCATTTTACAAGTGTATCGCAAGTATGGAAATATTGACCTGGGAAAAATCAGCAAACTTAAAGGATAGGTCCGCTTGAAGCAGGATTTTGCTCTATGAATCAAAGCTATTCAGAATTGACAGCTGCATTAGGCGCTAGTACAGAAAGCCTACTGGCCTTTGTCGCTTTAGTTTTGCCTCTGATTAGCTGCATGCTGTTGCTTTTCTTTTCAGAGAAGCTTCCCCGCAAAGGTGATTTTCTGGGAATTCTCACTATCGGCAGCTCCTTTCTTATTTCTCTTTTCATTCTGTTTCAAACTTCTTCAGATGGGCTTCATCATGTTCGATTGAACTGGTTTGAGTTGATGTCACAGGACCAGCTATATAGATTTACCCTGGGACTGCGCATAGACTGGCTGGGAGCTATGATGATGAGCCTGATCAGCGGGATTGCTTTGCTTGTACATATTTTTTCTCTGGAGTATATGAAAGGAGATCCCAATTATGGGAGATACTGGGCCTATTTAGGGCTCTTTTGCTTTTCTATGCTCGGTCTGGTCATGGCCGATAATCTGCTCCTCATTTTTATGTTTTGGGAAGCAGTAGGTCTGAGTTCCTATTTTTTGATTGGATTTTGGTATGGGAAAGATGCGCCAGCACAAGCAGCTCAGAAAGCCTTCATTGTCAATAGAGTAGGGGATGCGGGTTTCTTATTGGGCCTGATGGTGCTTTTTAGCATGTTTGGAAGCCTTGACCTGGAAGCTTTATCACAGCTTTTTCTGAATAGCAGTTTTGAAAATGGACTATGGCAGAGTCAGATTTTATTGGAGAATGGAGAAAGTATTCAGCATTCCCTTCCGATCATTTGGCTAAGTATTTCGGGCTTACTACTCTTTTTGGGAACAGTCGCGAAATCCGCTCAGTTTCCCCTGCAAATCTGGCTACCGGATGCGATGGAAGGTCCCACTCCCGTTTCAGCCCTTATTCATGCGGCTACCATGGTTGCTGCAGGCGTTTACCTATTAGCCAGAATTTTCATATTTCTTAGTTCAGAAGTCTTACTAATTGTAGCCTTGGTCGGAGCAATAACCGCCTTTATGGCTGCCATTGCTGCTATGACTCAATGGGATATCAAACGGGTATTGGCATATTCAACTATTTCCCAATTGGGATATATGGTGATGGGCATGGGATTGGGGGCTTATGACATGGCTCTTTTTCATCTTTTTACCCATGCCTTTTTCAAAGCTGCCCTCTTCCTCTTAGCCGGAATAGTCATACATCAATTGGCCCACAGCAATAGGAAATTACTTTCCGTAGGATTTATTCCCCCTGCCCAGGATATGCACAATATGGGAGGGTTGCGTAAAAGCATGCCTCGCACATTTATTTTATATATGATTCCTATGCTGGCTCTGGCCGGTGTTCCTTTCTTTTCTGGATTCCTATCCAAGGATGGGATTCTGCTGGCTGCCTGGGAAGAAGCCCTTCGTTTGGGAGGAATTTATTACCTGATTGCAGCTTTAGGATTTATAAGTGCGGGATTGACAGCCTTTTATATGGCAAGGCATGCGATTCTGATTTTTGGAGGCGAAAGCCGGGAAGGAGCTCCCAAAGATCCGGGTATGCTTATGCTCTTTCCGGTAGCAGTTTTAGCGATAGGCTCCTTGGGGTTTATTTTTTCCCTCAATCCCTTTGATGGCAATTCTTCCTGGTTTATACAAAATCTGACTGTTCCTGCTTCTGTGCTTCCTCAAGGTTTTGGAACCCTCATGCAGGCTTCTGGAGAGGGCCATCTATTTATAGGAATGATCTCTACTTTTATTGCTTTCGCAGGTCTTGGCTTGGGATATTGGCAGTTCCACAAGAATCAGGCTAAGGATCTTTTTCCGATTGGAGAAAGGCTGAAGAATATTTCTTTCAATCATTTTTATCAGGACAGAATCTACAATCTTCTCATTATCCGACCAACCTTATGGCTGGCGAAATATATCGATCTGTTTGATCGGAAATTGGTGGATGGAGTGGTGAAAGGAATTTCAGTTGTTCAGATTCATGAAGAAAAAGAATTGCCCTCTATTTCTGCTCTTGCCCGAAAATTTGATGAGGGGATAATTGATGGAATTGTAAAAGCTATTGTCTCGCTTTTCGCCGGATTGGCTAGAAGACTGAGGCATTTCCAAAGTGGGCAAGTGCAGCAATATTTAATCTGGGGAATGGTGCTGATGGGACTGACTTTTGTTTTAAGCTATTTTTTTATTCTCTGAGATAGATAAATTTGAACTATGAAGATTGAGGTTCATATAAGGAAAGGAGGAAAAAGATGTCAATGATATCTTTACTCGTATTCTTGCCTCTAATGGGTATGCTGCTGATGGCGGTATTGCCAAGATCTGCTTCCTCTTCTCATAAGTGGTTGGCACTTGGTATTTGTGTGGCCCAACTGTTGGTCGCTGCTGGATTTATTTTACCCGCTTTTCTTGCCAGTCAGGCTGCTGAAAATGGGATATCGAGTTCTGCAACTACTTATCATCTTATTGAATCCCTCAATTGGCTTGACATAAACCTAGGTACAATTGGGCGAGTGGACATCGATTTTTCGCTCGGCCTGGATGGGTTGGCCATGATGTTGGTCCTGCTTTCGTCTTTTGTCTTTCCCATTGCTATTCTTTCTTCCTGGAAAACTGAGAAGAATCCCAAGGGCTATTTTATGCTCTTCATGCTGATGAATCTCTCCACCTTTGGAGTGTTTACAGCCATGAATTTTTTCCTCTTTTACCTCTTTTTTGAGTTCATGCTCTTGCCCATGTTCTTTTTGATTGGTTTGTGGGGGGGAAAGCGCAGAGAATATGCAGCCCTAAAATTTTTCATCTATACCCTGCTCGGTTCTCTGCTAATTCTGCTTGTCATGGTGGGCCTTCTCTTTAGCTTCCAGACAGGAGCGGAAGTATATACCCTGGACTTTATCCAACTCGCCCAATTAGATGCGAATGCGAATTGGTTGAATTTGGTTCCTGATGCGATCTTTTCAGTGGATAATGAAATTCTGGGATTTCCAGCCAGAAGCTTCGCTTTTGTATTCTTGCTGATTGGCTTCGCGATTAAGATTCCTGTTGTGCCGCTGCATACCTGGTTGCCGGATGCACACGTAGAATCGGGAACTCCTATTTCGGTAGTTTTAGCGGCTTTATTGTTGAAAGTCGGTGGCTATGGTTTCTTCCGTATTATATTCGGCATTTTTCCGGATGCTGTGATTGAATTTTCATGGTGGATAGGTCTGCTGGGATTAGTTTCACTAATCTATGGAGCCTATGTTGCTATGGGACAAGAGGATTTGAAACGGATGATTGCCTATTCTTCTGTATCACATATGGGTTTTGTCTTATTGGGGATGGCTTCTTTGGAAAGCATTGGCTTGCAAGGAGCCGCTTTTCAATTATTTACACATGGAATCATCTCTGCTTTATTGTTCCTGATCGTGGGAGTTCTATATGAGCGTGTAGCGGATCGACAAATCGAAAATTTTCAAGGACTTTGGGATTTGATGCCTCGCTACTCGGTAGTCGTTATCATTGCCTTCTTTGCTTCTTTGGGATTGCCCGGTTTGGCCGCTTTTATTTCTGAAGTATTGGTCTTTATGGGAGCTTTCCAATCAGAATCTTCTATGGGAGGAATTCCTCGATGGATGGCTATCGTAGCTGTACTCGGTGTGATCCTCAGCGCTGTTTATTATCTGAGGACTTATCGAAAGATGTTTTTTGGAACCTTCGATGAGGGAGATACCAGTAATTGGGAGACGAAATTGCTGGATTTAACTACCCGAGAATATCTAATGCTCATTCCCTTGGCTATAGCTATTATTTATTTTGGCTTATTCCCCTCTGGTATGCTTGACCTATTGGATGAGGATATGGCGAGATTGAGTGAGTTTTTAGGGAGGTTTAAGTAATTCTTTTTTTGTAAGATTTAAAGCTTATTTACTGGGTTCTCTTCCCACTTTTTTAGAAAAAGTGGGGCAAAAATCGCAGAGCCCAAAGCCAGCCGCACTTTCCGCCCCGTCTCCCGATGGGCTCTGCAGGGCCTTCGCGCTTGGGGTGCGGGAGGATTGTTATTTGGGAGAGATCGCTTTTTATGGGTTCTTTTCCCACTTTTTTAAAAATTGGGGCAAAAATCGCAGAGCCCAGAACCCAGAACCAGCCCCACATGCCGCCCCGTCTCCCGATGGGCTCTGCAGGGCCTACGCGCTTTGGGGGGCTAGGAAGATTGTTATTCTGGAGAGACCATATCTTTTCCTTTCAGTTCTAAAAACTGATTTAATAGCTTGCGGACCTCCTTTGGTTTGAGGTCTACGACGAGGTGACCGGTTTCGATGAAGTCGCCCTGGGCTTCTGGAATGAGTTTCTGAAATCTCTGGATGCCTTTGGAACTGATGATTCCGTCTTGTCTTCCCCAGATGATTTGCCATTTAATCTGATGCTCCTGTGTTCGTTTTTGCAGTTTCTTTAGGGGAACTTTTAATCCGGAATAAACCAGCATATAAGTTCGTAGTGCTTTCCTCAATTTAGCAGAGCCGAAATTCCCATACATGAAATCATGGGTAAAGCGATCGATAAGTTTGAGTCGATAGGCAAATCTTGAAGCATAGATGATAGGAGCCGGGAAGCGTAAAAATCCTTTCAGGACCTGCTTACCCAAGGGATTGAACATGGCAAAATTTTGTAGGACGTTTCTACTAATCCCATCCGGAGAGATCAGAATGACATTTTCAGGGGGATCTTTTACCATGCCAACCAGATTCATAGCCATTTTCCCTCCCATACTAAAGCCCAACAAATTCAACTCTTTATTGGGATAGCGTTGGCGAAAAGAGGCCCACATTTTCCGCAAAAACTTCTTGTTCATGGGCTTATGCTTTTTCTTCCATTCTGAACGCCCGAATAAAGGCATATCAATGCAGACGATAATCCAGTTATCGGGTACCTTTTCCCAAAGCCTGTCAAAAAGATGCTTGTCCTGCAGATAGCCGTGAATACAGATGAGTACATGCTCGCCTGATCCTTTTTCTTTCCCCGATATTTTTGCTTGAGTTAGCGCTATCTCAAAGGATTTCCACATAGGACAAATTTCATAGAAATTTGGATAGTGTTCAAGTATTCATGTATTCTGGCGTTAAAGATTGATTGTGTTTAACTTGAGGACTGAAATACGAGAACACCAGACCACCTCATATGACTTCCTCCCACAAAATACTTTCTCTTCCCGATCTGCTTCGCAAGCTCAATACCTGGCGGATCAGAGGAGATAAGGTCGTCTTTACTAATGGCTGCTTTGATCTGGTTCATATGGGGCATGTGCAGTATCTGGAAGCTGCCAGGAGTTTGGGGGATCGTTTGGTTTTGGGCTTGAATTCGGATAGCTCGGTGCGGGAATTGAA includes:
- a CDS encoding amidohydrolase family protein, yielding MRKISYTYILLCSLLMLGMGGLQAQMSKGKNGTFALKNATIHTVTNGTQTGTLIIQDGKITAMGASVSIPAGAEEIDCSGKHIYPGMIDGGTTLGLSEISSISLTNDFREVGDLNPHMQALTAVNPNAVAIPVTRVNGVTTVLAQPTGGIFPGTAALINLHGYTPKQMYAGFKAVRLLFPATGRRSRFDRRSEEDMKKDLDKKLKKLNEVWDQAKAFAEVADAHKAGKAEEPAYYPEMEALVPVVKGEAKLLIEVNSASDILSAISWCTDKGVDAIFTGVAEGWRVAEKLAESKIPVITGPVLQTPRRSSDRYDKAYANAGLMQKAGVKVAIRTDDSENVRNLPFNAGFAAAYGMGTEEALKAVTIIPAEIFGVSEQLGSIEVGKSATLFVSDGDPFETKTTISHLFIEGWNIPIDSRQIRLYDEFLERDPGTKK
- a CDS encoding amidohydrolase family protein, yielding MYKHIIFALCFLMAVSLQAQPKKGSLLIKNGTVITITGGDLENTDVLIRDGKINRIGKNLRAPKGVETVDATGMYVMPGIIDAHSHAGLSAVNEGSNPITPEVSTEDAVEPTSISLYRALAGGVTASHAMHGSANAIGGQCETIKHRWGEMDPDNVRMEGAPRTIKFALGENPMRSHGERSGVNPSSRMGVEQVIRQAFAKAQQYKAAWKKYEANPEMDAPEYSLRLQTMADILDGKILIHCHSYRADEILMLMNVLKDFGVNNITYQHTNEGFKVAPELAEFGAHASVFADWWAYKFEVYYSTAYNAAILTKNGVVTSINSDSGELIRHLYHEAAKTQRYGNLTDNEALKLITINPAIQLGIDSRVGSIEKGKDGDIAIFKNHPLSIYAIPQKTIVDGVIRFDINKDADDMRLSVNPEEKVMPILYFERDRDACMEGSTMVNK
- a CDS encoding amidohydrolase family protein, translating into MKLLLRSTCFLSLALCLFLGLPVQQLVAQGSGNLKPVNRTYALTNVNIMQAPGKSLGMGTVVIKDGLIMAVGTNVSIPADAQRIKADSMYVYAGFIEGVSHTGVPKPKADRNRPRVEVPGNPPNNIAGIMPERSVKELLKADDKSISAMRALGFTASHTVPHGNPLPGQGAVILLDGKSADDMIFMENTSLFSTLQGNRGVYPGTVIGVMAKFRDLYRNAELSKSHAEKYTSNPIGKARPNNDRVLTAFYPSIDKKQNIFFHTQNLSTAFRALKLQKELGFNLTLVELKEGWELIDKIKSSGTTVFLSTDLPKKPEAKKEDKEEGKEMTMGEKEVEALEARKAEWYKKYAAQAAMFQEAGITFGLSNLEVSGKDIKSNLRTMIEHGLSEDAALAALTTGPAELLGLSSVMGTVEKGKMANLVVSDMPYFNEKSQVRYVFVDGSMYKYEAKAKKKKKSKGGAEPSGESNMAAVLGEWSFEAETPGQSGTGTITFTEENGSIVGTLESDQGPGEVQDLDNVILDGNDLSFSMSIDGGGQNITIEISVVLDGESFEGDMEVGSFGSFPIKGERTSTPE
- the nuoK gene encoding NADH-quinone oxidoreductase subunit NuoK; translated protein: MLSLPAFLIISILIFSLGIFLVLSRRNAIMALMGVELILNAANINFVAFAQYDRIDLDGQMAALFVMVLAAAEVAVALAIILQVYRKYGNIDLGKISKLKG
- the nuoL gene encoding NADH-quinone oxidoreductase subunit L; amino-acid sequence: MNQSYSELTAALGASTESLLAFVALVLPLISCMLLLFFSEKLPRKGDFLGILTIGSSFLISLFILFQTSSDGLHHVRLNWFELMSQDQLYRFTLGLRIDWLGAMMMSLISGIALLVHIFSLEYMKGDPNYGRYWAYLGLFCFSMLGLVMADNLLLIFMFWEAVGLSSYFLIGFWYGKDAPAQAAQKAFIVNRVGDAGFLLGLMVLFSMFGSLDLEALSQLFLNSSFENGLWQSQILLENGESIQHSLPIIWLSISGLLLFLGTVAKSAQFPLQIWLPDAMEGPTPVSALIHAATMVAAGVYLLARIFIFLSSEVLLIVALVGAITAFMAAIAAMTQWDIKRVLAYSTISQLGYMVMGMGLGAYDMALFHLFTHAFFKAALFLLAGIVIHQLAHSNRKLLSVGFIPPAQDMHNMGGLRKSMPRTFILYMIPMLALAGVPFFSGFLSKDGILLAAWEEALRLGGIYYLIAALGFISAGLTAFYMARHAILIFGGESREGAPKDPGMLMLFPVAVLAIGSLGFIFSLNPFDGNSSWFIQNLTVPASVLPQGFGTLMQASGEGHLFIGMISTFIAFAGLGLGYWQFHKNQAKDLFPIGERLKNISFNHFYQDRIYNLLIIRPTLWLAKYIDLFDRKLVDGVVKGISVVQIHEEKELPSISALARKFDEGIIDGIVKAIVSLFAGLARRLRHFQSGQVQQYLIWGMVLMGLTFVLSYFFIL
- a CDS encoding NADH-quinone oxidoreductase subunit M; protein product: MISLLVFLPLMGMLLMAVLPRSASSSHKWLALGICVAQLLVAAGFILPAFLASQAAENGISSSATTYHLIESLNWLDINLGTIGRVDIDFSLGLDGLAMMLVLLSSFVFPIAILSSWKTEKNPKGYFMLFMLMNLSTFGVFTAMNFFLFYLFFEFMLLPMFFLIGLWGGKRREYAALKFFIYTLLGSLLILLVMVGLLFSFQTGAEVYTLDFIQLAQLDANANWLNLVPDAIFSVDNEILGFPARSFAFVFLLIGFAIKIPVVPLHTWLPDAHVESGTPISVVLAALLLKVGGYGFFRIIFGIFPDAVIEFSWWIGLLGLVSLIYGAYVAMGQEDLKRMIAYSSVSHMGFVLLGMASLESIGLQGAAFQLFTHGIISALLFLIVGVLYERVADRQIENFQGLWDLMPRYSVVVIIAFFASLGLPGLAAFISEVLVFMGAFQSESSMGGIPRWMAIVAVLGVILSAVYYLRTYRKMFFGTFDEGDTSNWETKLLDLTTREYLMLIPLAIAIIYFGLFPSGMLDLLDEDMARLSEFLGRFK
- a CDS encoding alpha/beta fold hydrolase, translated to MWKSFEIALTQAKISGKEKGSGEHVLICIHGYLQDKHLFDRLWEKVPDNWIIVCIDMPLFGRSEWKKKHKPMNKKFLRKMWASFRQRYPNKELNLLGFSMGGKMAMNLVGMVKDPPENVILISPDGISRNVLQNFAMFNPLGKQVLKGFLRFPAPIIYASRFAYRLKLIDRFTHDFMYGNFGSAKLRKALRTYMLVYSGLKVPLKKLQKRTQEHQIKWQIIWGRQDGIISSKGIQRFQKLIPEAQGDFIETGHLVVDLKPKEVRKLLNQFLELKGKDMVSPE